One Helicoverpa armigera isolate CAAS_96S chromosome 1, ASM3070526v1, whole genome shotgun sequence genomic window carries:
- the LOC110378123 gene encoding glycerol kinase, with translation MSGYGKFGALIGAIDEGTSSARFIIFKANSSEVVAYHQKELEQHFPQEGWVEQDPYAILEVVTTCIEKAVEKLEALGGSAKDIVAVGVTNQRETTIVWDRNTGKPLHNAIVWLDMRTSSTIDKLLDTVPNKTRNKNYLKPLCGLPLSPYFSAVKLRWLSDNVDAVKNAMKKGTCCFGTVDTWIIWNLTGGPNGGKHVTDVTNASRTMMMNIENLNWDPLLLKFFEVPKSVLPEIRSSSEVYGYIADGPIKGTPIAGCLGDQQAALVGQMCLQKGQAKATYGTGCFVLYNTGDIRVNSARGLLTTVAYQLGSNSQPFYALEGSVAVAGAALGWLRDNIGLLESAKDSQGLAEKATDNGSVVFVPAFSGLYAPYWRQDARGVICGISEDTNSNHIVKAALEAVCFQVRDILDAMNEDCGIPLQLLKVDGGMTSNALVMQMQADLIGINVIRAGFTESTALGAALVAYWGVEPSKQGSAIPMTSGTTYSSLITDDERDMRYKQWKMAVDRSLGWEQN, from the exons ATGTCTGGATACGGGAAATTCGGAGCGTTAATTGGTGCCATTGACGAGGGCACTTCAAGTGCgcgttttataattttcaaagcgAATTCATCGGAAGTTGTAGCATATCATCAAAAAGAACTTGAACAACATTTTCCCCAAGAAGGATGGGTAGAGCAGGATCCTTACGCTATTTTGGAAGTAGTTACGACTTGCATAGAAAAGGCTGTGGAGAAGCTAGAGGCATTGGGAGGCTCGGCTAAG GATATTGTAGCAGTTGGAGTAACAAATCAGCGAGAGACAACAATTGTGTGGGACCGAAACACGGGCAAACCATTGCATAATGCAATTGTGTGGTTAGATATGCGCACTTCTTCCACTATTGACAAGTTATTAGACACAGTGCCTAACAAAACaaggaataaaaactatttaaag CCACTATGTGGACTTCCTTTATCTCCATACTTCAGTGCTGTAAAATTAAGATGGCTCAGTGATAATGTTGACGCTGTTAAAAATGCCATGAAGAAAGGAACATGCTGTTTTGGAACTGTTGATACTTGGATCATATGGAACCTAACTG GTGGTCCTAATGGTGGAAAGCATGTCACCGACGTGACCAATGCCTCTAGAACTATGATGATGAATATTGAGAATTTGAATTGGGATCCTTTGTTATTGAAGTTCTTTGAAGTTCCTAAGAgtgttttacctgaaataaggTCCAGTTCAGAG GTATATGGTTACATAGCTGACGGACCAATAAAAGGTACCCCCATAGCGGGCTGTCTTGGAGACCAGCAGGCGGCCTTAGTTGGGCAAATGTGCTTACAGAAAGGCCAAGCAAAAGCAACTTATGGAACTGGTTGCTTTGTACTTTATAATACTGGCGACATTCGCGTTAACTCTGCCAGGGGTCTTTTGACCACTGTCGCCTATCAACTAGGAAGTAATAGCCAACCATTTTACGCCTTGGAAGGATCG GTAGCTGTCGCTGGCGCAGCATTAGGGTGGCTAAGAGATAACATTGGTCTTCTGGAAAGCGCCAAGGATTCACAAGGGCTAGCGGAGAAAGCAACCGATAATGGCAGTGTTGTATTTGTGCCAGCTTTTAGTGGCTTGTATGCCCCGTACTGGCGTCAAGATGCGAGAGG TGTAATATGTGGCATTTCTGAAGATACGAACTCAAACCACATCGTTAAAGCAGCCCTGGAAGCCGTTTGTTTTCAAGTGCGTGATATTTTGGACGCTATGAACGAGGATTGCGGGATACCTCTTCAACTATTGAAG GTCGATGGTGGTATGACTTCCAATGCCTTAGTCATGCAAATGCAAGCTGATTTAATTGGTATTAACGTCATACGGGCTGGATTCACTGAAAGTACAGCGTTAGGAGCAGCACTCGTTGCTTATTGGGGTGTCGAACCTTCCAAACAGGGTTCAGCTATACCGATGACAAGTGGTACCACATATTCATCTCTCATTACCGATGACGAGCGTGATATGAGATACAAGCAGTGGAAAATGGCTGTAGACAGGTCTTTAGGATGGGagcaaaactaa